GCCGGACCGCACTCGACTGGGTCGTCACCCGCGTCCCGCCGAGTCTGCTGGTGGTGACGGCCGCACTGCTGCTGGTCGCGACGCTGCTCAACGTGTTCCTGGAGATCATGGACGCGGTGCTGGAGGGCGACGACCTGACCGTGATCGACCGCCCGGCCGTGGCCTGGGTCGCGGAGCAGCGCGAGGCCTGGCGGGACACGCTGGTGATCAGCCTGACCGACATCGGCGGCAAGGTGGGGCTCACGCTGCTGCTGGCCGCGGCCGCGATCACGGTGGCGGTCCGGCTGCGCGCGGTGCGCCCCGCGCTGATCGCGGCGCTCGCCGGTGGCGGCGGCGCGATGCTGGTCACCGGCATCAAGGCGCTGATCGCCCGGGACCGCCCCGATCCGCTGCTGCGCGCGGTCGTGGAGGACGGCTTCTCGTTCCCGTCCGGGCACGCGACCACGTCCCTGGTCGTGCTCGGCGCGGTCGCCTGGCTGGTCTCCATGGCCACCGCGTCGCACACGGTCCGCGCGACCGCGTGGGTGGCCGCCGTGCTCCTTTCCGGCGGGATCGGACTGTCCCGTGTCTACCTCGGCGTGCACTACCCCACGGACGTGCTGGCCGGCTGGATCCTCGGCGCCGCCTGGCTGGCCACGGTCGCGCTCGCGGACCGGCTCCCCGCGCTGCGGTGGCGGCTCGACGGCCCGGCGCCACTCGCCCGGTACCCGCGCACGGTGCTGATCGGCACCGTGGTGCTCGGCTTCGCGCTGATCCTGGCCGCGGTCTGGTTCATGGCGTCCGTCGAGGACTGACCACAACGGAGCGTGACGGGTACGCGGGGCACTCCCCCGCGTACCCCACCGGATTGCCTTGTTCTTGTAGGGTCTGCCCGGCCGGTACATCGATGAGACCCGGCTACCGTTCGATCACTTTCAGTGATGGAGGACATGTGGGTAGACGCTGGCTGCCGATCCTGGGGGCGCTCACGCTCCTCGCGGGATGCTCGCTCCCCGCCGACGACGAGGCCGAGACACCGACGCTGGAGGCACCGGGCACAGTGCTCACCACGGTGACCCCGACCCGCCAGGACCTCAGCAACACCATCAGCCTGACCGGCAAGGTCACCATCGATCCGGTGTTCGGCATCACCGCACCGGTCGACGGCGAGATCCGCTACCTCGACCGGCAACCCGCGACCGAGCCGGCCACCACCGACCTGTGGGTGGCCAGCGTCTGGAAGGACGGCGAACCCCACGAGGTCAACATCCCGGCCGGGTCGATC
This genomic window from Catenuloplanes niger contains:
- a CDS encoding phosphatase PAP2 family protein; protein product: MSGTTIISVALALLTVLVAFGAVAAGRPAARRLRDVERGRTALDWVVTRVPPSLLVVTAALLLVATLLNVFLEIMDAVLEGDDLTVIDRPAVAWVAEQREAWRDTLVISLTDIGGKVGLTLLLAAAAITVAVRLRAVRPALIAALAGGGGAMLVTGIKALIARDRPDPLLRAVVEDGFSFPSGHATTSLVVLGAVAWLVSMATASHTVRATAWVAAVLLSGGIGLSRVYLGVHYPTDVLAGWILGAAWLATVALADRLPALRWRLDGPAPLARYPRTVLIGTVVLGFALILAAVWFMASVED